A genomic region of Acidobacteriota bacterium contains the following coding sequences:
- the radC gene encoding DNA repair protein RadC: MAVMDFAIRDLPNGERPRERLLRDGAQGLSDAELVAVLLRSGRRGHSALAMAMEILRQAGGLEGLLGSDATRLQRPGLGPAKASSVLAALEIGRRLARAEMPARAPLDRPAAVARYLNLRYGLHGQEVMGVLFLDARNRLTGERELFRGTLQRAVAEPREILREALLHGAAGLLLFHTHPSGDPSPSAQDLVFTRRVADSGDLLGVLLVDHMIVGRGGRWTSLRQHGGW, translated from the coding sequence ATGGCGGTGATGGACTTTGCGATACGAGACCTACCGAATGGTGAGCGGCCCCGGGAGCGCCTGCTGCGCGACGGCGCCCAGGGGCTTTCCGACGCGGAGCTGGTGGCGGTACTGCTGCGCTCCGGACGGCGCGGCCACTCGGCTCTGGCGATGGCGATGGAGATTCTGCGGCAGGCCGGCGGCCTGGAGGGACTCCTCGGCAGCGACGCGACTCGCCTGCAGCGGCCGGGACTCGGCCCGGCGAAGGCCTCGAGCGTGCTGGCGGCGCTCGAAATCGGTCGCCGGCTGGCGCGCGCCGAGATGCCGGCCCGCGCCCCCCTCGACCGGCCGGCGGCGGTTGCCCGCTACCTCAACCTGCGCTACGGACTGCACGGCCAGGAGGTGATGGGGGTGCTGTTCCTCGACGCCCGCAACCGCCTGACCGGCGAGCGGGAACTGTTCCGGGGAACCTTGCAGCGAGCAGTGGCGGAGCCGCGGGAGATCCTGCGGGAGGCGCTGCTGCACGGCGCGGCGGGCCTCCTGTTGTTCCATACCCATCCCAGCGGGGACCCCAGCCCGAGCGCCCAGGACCTTGTTTTCACCCGCCGCGTGGCGGACTCCGGAGACCTACTGGGTGTGCTGCTGGTCGATCACATGATCGTCGGCCGGGGAGGGCGCTGGACCTCCCTGCGGCAACACGGTGGATGGTAG
- the larC gene encoding nickel pincer cofactor biosynthesis protein LarC produces MKAGSHLHLDCHSGIAGDMFLGACLDLGMPLEVLTEAVDALDLTGVAIESFRALRGGISGIRFRVLEHGAPVEGPDPEEEAGGRHHHRHGDHGHRDHEHDHSHGRTLSQIVELIAGSRLGDEVKATAMRLFQRLGEAEAKVHGMAIESVHFHEVGAIDSIVDLVGIAAAFHHLAPDRITAGSVRVGSGEVMTAHGRLPVPAPATAELLAGIPIRGEGVGELVTPTGAVILAELVGEVVDQGVPAMVLEATGYGLGRREIPGQPNALRILRGRGSGQSGASPSARVTVIETEIDDLPAEGLGHLFERLLEAGALDAYLTPVQMKKNRPGCLVTVLCRKEERLPLANLLLAESGSLGCRWHEAERLEAERSHRTVETPWGPVRVKEGFLAGRALSAAPEYEDCRKVARAAGVTWREVWRAAQVASDAGHAAVEEGGGDG; encoded by the coding sequence ATGAAGGCCGGAAGCCACCTCCACCTGGACTGCCACAGCGGTATCGCCGGCGACATGTTTCTCGGCGCCTGTCTCGACCTCGGGATGCCCCTCGAAGTGCTGACCGAGGCGGTCGACGCGCTCGATCTGACGGGGGTCGCGATCGAGAGCTTTCGGGCCCTGCGGGGTGGGATATCCGGCATTCGCTTTCGGGTTCTGGAACACGGCGCGCCGGTCGAGGGTCCGGATCCCGAGGAAGAGGCCGGAGGACGTCACCACCACCGCCATGGCGATCACGGCCATCGCGACCACGAGCACGATCATTCCCATGGTCGCACCCTGTCGCAAATCGTCGAGTTGATCGCCGGCAGCCGACTCGGAGACGAAGTGAAGGCGACGGCGATGCGGCTCTTTCAGCGGTTGGGCGAGGCCGAGGCCAAGGTGCACGGCATGGCCATCGAGTCGGTGCACTTTCACGAGGTCGGGGCGATCGATTCGATCGTCGATCTGGTGGGCATCGCGGCGGCTTTCCATCATCTGGCACCGGATCGCATCACCGCGGGATCCGTGCGGGTGGGCTCCGGCGAGGTGATGACCGCCCACGGCCGGCTACCGGTGCCGGCGCCGGCCACCGCCGAGTTGCTCGCCGGCATCCCCATTCGGGGGGAAGGAGTCGGCGAACTGGTGACCCCCACCGGAGCGGTGATCTTGGCGGAGCTGGTGGGCGAGGTAGTCGACCAAGGTGTGCCGGCGATGGTGCTGGAGGCGACCGGCTACGGCCTCGGCAGGCGAGAGATCCCCGGCCAGCCCAACGCCCTCAGAATCCTGCGCGGCCGAGGGAGCGGCCAATCCGGCGCCAGCCCGTCCGCCCGAGTGACGGTGATCGAAACGGAAATCGACGACCTGCCGGCGGAGGGGCTGGGTCATCTGTTCGAGCGATTGCTCGAAGCCGGCGCCCTCGATGCCTACCTGACGCCGGTGCAAATGAAGAAGAACCGGCCCGGGTGTTTGGTGACGGTGCTGTGCCGCAAGGAAGAACGCCTGCCGCTGGCGAACCTGTTGCTCGCCGAGTCCGGCTCCCTGGGCTGCCGCTGGCACGAGGCGGAGCGCCTGGAGGCGGAGCGCTCCCACCGTACGGTGGAAACCCCCTGGGGACCGGTACGAGTGAAGGAGGGGTTCCTCGCCGGCCGTGCTCTTTCCGCCGCACCGGAGTACGAAGACTGCCGCAAGGTCGCGCGGGCCGCCGGGGTGACCTGGCGAGAGGTTTGGCGGGCGGCGCAGGTGGCGAGCGATGCGGGTCACGCCGCGGTCGAGGAAGGAGGCGGGGATGGCTGA